Proteins from one Drosophila gunungcola strain Sukarami chromosome 3R, Dgunungcola_SK_2, whole genome shotgun sequence genomic window:
- the LOC128253812 gene encoding uncharacterized protein LOC128253812 isoform X2 gives MSWRTNGKNNLWRINTLYAYGYGFRTNYPFPSIEEQKKDNAVFFRLFKRDLFSKLETALDGHGFDGRACMLKSFCTALNDVDSPTQKSGMLFKMLKLIFSLDEHDKRHMPHLREENCEQIMHSHCPLSFDSISPYTDDV, from the exons ATGTCG TGGCGTACCAACGGCAAGAACAATCTGTGGAGAATCAACACGCTGTACGCCTACGGCTATGGCTTCCGCACCAACTATCCCTTCCCGTCCATCGAGGAGCAGAAGAAGGATAATGCGGTGTTCTTTCGCCTGTTTAAAAGGGACCTCTTCTCCAAGCTGGAAACCGCTTTGGATGG ACATGGCTTTGATGGCCGAGCTTGCATGCTGAAATCTTTCTGCACCGCCCTGAACGATGTGGATAGCCCGACACAGAAAAGCGGTATGCTCTTCAAAATGCTCAAATTGATATTTAG CCTGGATGAGCACGACAAGCGACATATGCCCCATCTACGGGAGGAGAACTGCGAACAAATCATGCACAGCCATTGTCCCTTGAGTTTCGACAGCATATCGCCATATACGGACGATGTTTGA
- the LOC128253812 gene encoding uncharacterized protein LOC128253812 isoform X1 produces MIHLSAKALLLLQLVQVLPIQSSNPADTLSIDNVEPLSTQSKHIDSPVADYSPSSEYESSSTNATRILRRGKRYLQFSKGSRMSWRTNGKNNLWRINTLYAYGYGFRTNYPFPSIEEQKKDNAVFFRLFKRDLFSKLETALDGHGFDGRACMLKSFCTALNDVDSPTQKSGMLFKMLKLIFSLDEHDKRHMPHLREENCEQIMHSHCPLSFDSISPYTDDV; encoded by the exons atGATTCACCTGTCAGCAAAGgcattgctgttgctgcagttggTGCAGGTGCTGCCCATCCAGTCATCCAATCCTGCTGACACCCTTTCCATTGACAATGTGGAGCCCCTCAGCACCCAATCCAAACATATTGACAGTCCCGTGGCCGACTATAGCCCCAGTTCCGAATACGAGTCCAGTTCCACCAATGCGACAAGAATTCTGCGGCGGGGCAAGCGTTATCTCCAATTCAGCAAGGGATCACGTATGTCG TGGCGTACCAACGGCAAGAACAATCTGTGGAGAATCAACACGCTGTACGCCTACGGCTATGGCTTCCGCACCAACTATCCCTTCCCGTCCATCGAGGAGCAGAAGAAGGATAATGCGGTGTTCTTTCGCCTGTTTAAAAGGGACCTCTTCTCCAAGCTGGAAACCGCTTTGGATGG ACATGGCTTTGATGGCCGAGCTTGCATGCTGAAATCTTTCTGCACCGCCCTGAACGATGTGGATAGCCCGACACAGAAAAGCGGTATGCTCTTCAAAATGCTCAAATTGATATTTAG CCTGGATGAGCACGACAAGCGACATATGCCCCATCTACGGGAGGAGAACTGCGAACAAATCATGCACAGCCATTGTCCCTTGAGTTTCGACAGCATATCGCCATATACGGACGATGTTTGA
- the LOC128253812 gene encoding uncharacterized protein LOC128253812 isoform X3, with protein sequence MIHLSAKALLLLQLVQVLPIQSSNPADTLSIDNVEPLSTQSKHIDSPVADYSPSSEYESSSTNATRILRRGKRYLQFSKGSRMSWRTNGKNNLWRINTLYAYGYGFRTNYPFPSIEEQKKDNAVFFRLFKRDLFSKLETALDGHGFDGRACMLKSFCTALNDVDSPTQKSGMLFKMLKLIFSRAKRYLDIIETTRMFVGNFRALIENELFKLYSTFKFRVNVKNNVIKSPTVWAHGYGFRANTPVLVKRENRPFRRDTYELLHELIDQSGLDGRACVLKAYCTALAGDHGQGFLFKLLKYVFTLDEHDKRHMPHLREENCEQIMHSHCPLSFDSISPYTDDV encoded by the exons atGATTCACCTGTCAGCAAAGgcattgctgttgctgcagttggTGCAGGTGCTGCCCATCCAGTCATCCAATCCTGCTGACACCCTTTCCATTGACAATGTGGAGCCCCTCAGCACCCAATCCAAACATATTGACAGTCCCGTGGCCGACTATAGCCCCAGTTCCGAATACGAGTCCAGTTCCACCAATGCGACAAGAATTCTGCGGCGGGGCAAGCGTTATCTCCAATTCAGCAAGGGATCACGTATGTCG TGGCGTACCAACGGCAAGAACAATCTGTGGAGAATCAACACGCTGTACGCCTACGGCTATGGCTTCCGCACCAACTATCCCTTCCCGTCCATCGAGGAGCAGAAGAAGGATAATGCGGTGTTCTTTCGCCTGTTTAAAAGGGACCTCTTCTCCAAGCTGGAAACCGCTTTGGATGG ACATGGCTTTGATGGCCGAGCTTGCATGCTGAAATCTTTCTGCACCGCCCTGAACGATGTGGATAGCCCGACACAGAAAAGCGGTATGCTCTTCAAAATGCTCAAATTGATATTTAG TCGGGCCAAGCGATATTTGGATATTATAGAAACCACTCGAATGTTTGTGGGTAACTTTAGAGCCTTGAttgaaaatgaattatttaa ACTATATTCCACTTTCAAGTTCCGCGTTAATGTCAAGAACAATGTGATCAAATCGCCGACTGTGTGGGCCCATGGTTATGGTTTCCGAGCCAATACCCCGGTGTTGGTCAAACGGGAGAACAGACCCTTTCGCAGGGATACCTACGAGTTGCTCCACGAACTGATTGATCAAAGTGGCCTGGATGGGCGGGCATGTGTTCTGAAAGCCTATTGCACCGCCCTGGCCGGCGATCATGGTCAGGGCTTTCTGTTTAAGCTTTTGAAATACGTGTTTAC CCTGGATGAGCACGACAAGCGACATATGCCCCATCTACGGGAGGAGAACTGCGAACAAATCATGCACAGCCATTGTCCCTTGAGTTTCGACAGCATATCGCCATATACGGACGATGTTTGA
- the LOC128253776 gene encoding uncharacterized protein LOC128253776 isoform X1, with protein sequence MSATWLTLLLTVWLLGQSQSHSPGEFAPPATSHEAGKVNNATLTPPGPVAQGEQDIDRVLDRDRDRDPLAPHAAPSSQRKLSRGKRFVAFPQGSSASGAVCLTTGVIGNPNLLYLSLGINWGVAYDLPNVTWVLQNAHGWTTKKSAKAQIKRRHRRELYGRLETMIDSMGYNGRDCILRTLCESRQYFQRTKMSMVGEMLRTIFSLPKQRIFTRELHENSDIVHYDQAYRNAHSDDCTQYNCHFSLLELAFGKYTTPPKNYYA encoded by the exons ATGTCTGCAACTTGGCTGACGTTACTGCTCACGGTATGGCTCTTgggccagagccagagccactCGCCGGGTGAATTTGCTCCGCCGGCGACGAGTCACGAAGCCGGCAAAGTCAACAATGCCACGCTGACTCCGCCAGGACCCGTCGCCCAGGGAGAACAGGACATCGACCGGGTTTTAGACCGGGACCGGGACAGGGACCCACTAGCACCGCATGCGGCCCCATCGTCGCAGCGGAAACTCTCGAGAGGCAAGCGCTTTGTGGCCTTTCCCCAGGGTTCATCAGCTTCG GGCGCTGTCTGTCTGACCACCGGTGTCATCGGCAACCCCAACCTGCTGTACCTCAGTTTGGGCATCAATTGGGGCGTTGCCTACGACCTGCCCAATGTCACCTGGGTGCTGCAGAATGCCCACGGCTGGACCACAAAGAAGTCGGCGAAGGCGCAAATCAAGCGCAGACATCGACGTGAGCTCTACGGTCGCCTGGAGACAATGATAGACAG CATGGGTTATAATGGACGGGACTGCATCTTGAGAACCCTTTGCGAGAGTCGACAATACTTTCAGCGCACAAAGATGAGCATGGTTGGCGAAATGCTTCGTACTATTTTTAG CCTGCCGAAGCAGAGAATTTTCACACGGGAACTGCACGAGAACTCGGATATAGTCCACTACGACCAGGCGTATCGGAATGCCCACAGCGATGACTGCACCCAGTACAATTGTCACTTCTCCCTGCTGGAACTGGCCTTTGGAAAGTACACGACCCCGCCGAAAAATTATTATGCTTAA
- the LOC128253776 gene encoding uncharacterized protein LOC128253776 isoform X2, protein MSATWLTLLLTVWLLGQSQSHSPGEFAPPATSHEAGKVNNATLTPPGPVAQGEQDIDRVLDRDRDRDPLAPHAAPSSQRKLSRGKRFVAFPQGSSASGAVCLTTGVIGNPNLLYLSLGINWGVAYDLPNVTWVLQNAHGWTTKKSAKAQIKRRHRRELYGRLETMIDSRDLWSPPTLMTMMERADESTRSESPSPVASSQLLHRRWQRVLSRPKRYLSFPEGSSFSVAVCFTVGIIGNPYYGYNSFGLNWGVAYDLPNTSWVLQHLHGFSTHPVAPAILRRRSRSAIYRNIETVVDNMGYNGRDCILRTLCESRQYFQRTKMSMVGEMLRTIFSLPKQRIFTRELHENSDIVHYDQAYRNAHSDDCTQYNCHFSLLELAFGKYTTPPKNYYA, encoded by the exons ATGTCTGCAACTTGGCTGACGTTACTGCTCACGGTATGGCTCTTgggccagagccagagccactCGCCGGGTGAATTTGCTCCGCCGGCGACGAGTCACGAAGCCGGCAAAGTCAACAATGCCACGCTGACTCCGCCAGGACCCGTCGCCCAGGGAGAACAGGACATCGACCGGGTTTTAGACCGGGACCGGGACAGGGACCCACTAGCACCGCATGCGGCCCCATCGTCGCAGCGGAAACTCTCGAGAGGCAAGCGCTTTGTGGCCTTTCCCCAGGGTTCATCAGCTTCG GGCGCTGTCTGTCTGACCACCGGTGTCATCGGCAACCCCAACCTGCTGTACCTCAGTTTGGGCATCAATTGGGGCGTTGCCTACGACCTGCCCAATGTCACCTGGGTGCTGCAGAATGCCCACGGCTGGACCACAAAGAAGTCGGCGAAGGCGCAAATCAAGCGCAGACATCGACGTGAGCTCTACGGTCGCCTGGAGACAATGATAGACAG CCGTGATTTATGGTCGCCTCCAACATTGATGACTATGATGGAACGTGCAGACGAGTCCACTCGATCCGAGTCCCCATCTCCGGTTGCATCATCGCAGCTGTTGCACCGGCGGTGGCAGCGGGTGCTCAGTCGTCCGAAGCGTTATCTCAGTTTCCCGGAGGGCTCCTCTTTTTCC GTTGCCGTCTGCTTCACGGTGGGCATCATTGGTAATCCGTATTACGGCTACAACAGTTTCGGCCTGAATTGGGGAGTGGCCTACGACCTGCCCAACACTTCGTGGGTCCTTCAGCATTTGCACGGATTTTCAACGCATCCCGTGGCACCGGCTATCCTGCGAAGAAGGTCCAGGAGCGCCATATATCGGAATATCGAGACCGTTGTGGATAA CATGGGTTATAATGGACGGGACTGCATCTTGAGAACCCTTTGCGAGAGTCGACAATACTTTCAGCGCACAAAGATGAGCATGGTTGGCGAAATGCTTCGTACTATTTTTAG CCTGCCGAAGCAGAGAATTTTCACACGGGAACTGCACGAGAACTCGGATATAGTCCACTACGACCAGGCGTATCGGAATGCCCACAGCGATGACTGCACCCAGTACAATTGTCACTTCTCCCTGCTGGAACTGGCCTTTGGAAAGTACACGACCCCGCCGAAAAATTATTATGCTTAA
- the LOC128253768 gene encoding uncharacterized protein LOC128253768, whose translation MENLIWLRLVFVALLVTLALAGNGTDSLSFKSNSGSRGVTYMHEKIHLLHRQKRWLTFELGSAMTLTANFAKAVLDTIPRGLVYLVEVTSLYELPAAIEDWIPRHVGKPKVKPPPPPPPPPPPPPPGLGTPVVIQPQPVIVPLNPADPIQSFYFAYPEGVPTLSRRKSYSQQMQMGCPASHLVKDMFGTYYCRPSAMSRRLRRELESRGTTVINEAQSPHGMLFDIVAIMSTMFNYQPGYCIMRTLCEARHLLAPPGLTLFHDVFRIMLRYVHPEIAHKPKYREAFTAGHSLHKCASLYGPHCRQSFLLLISERFQEKNTP comes from the exons atggaaaatttaatttggcttAGACTGGTATTTGTGGCCCTGTTGGTGACCTTAGCGTTGGCAGGCAATGGGACGGACTCCCTTAGCTTCAAAAGTAACTCCGGCAGTAGAGGAGTAACCTATATGCACGAAAAGATTCATCTACTGCATCGCCAAAAGCGCTGGCTCACCTTTGAACTGGGTTCTGCTATGACG CTAACTGCAAACTTTGCCAAGGCAGTGCTAGACACCATTCCCAGAGGATTAGTTTATCTGGTTGAGGTCACGAGTCTTTATGAGTTACCGGCAGCCATTGAAGATTGGATACCACGACATGTGGGCAAGCCAAAGGTGAAACCTCCACCACCGCCTCCACCACCGCCTCCACCACCGCCACCTGGACTTGGAACCCCAGTTGTGATCCAACCACAGCCCGTGATTGTGCCTCTGAATCCCGCGGACCCCATTCAGTCCTTTTACTTTGCCTATCCGGAAGGCGTTCCCACCTTGAGCCGTCGCAAGTCCTATTCGCAGCAGATGCAGATGGGCTGTCCCGCCTCGCACCTGGTTAAGGATATGTTCGGGACCTACTACTGCCGACCCTCGGCCATGTCCCGCAGGCTGAGACGCGAGCTGGAGAGCCGGGGAACCACGGTGATCAACGAGGCGCAGAGTCCGCACGGCATGCTGTTCGACATAGTGGCCATCATGTCAACCAT GTTTAATTACCAGCCCGGCTACTGCATCATGCGGACTCTGTGCGAGGCGCGTCATCTGCTGGCTCCGCCGGGCTTAACGCTCTTCCACGATGTCTTCCGCATCATGCTGCGCTACGTGCATCCGGAGATAGCCCATAAGCCCAAGTATCGGGAGGCCTTCACCGCCGGTCACTCGCTCCACAAATGCGCCAGTTTATACGGACCGCATTGCCGGCAGAGTTTTTTGCTGCTCATCAGCGAACGGTTCCAGGAAAAAAACACGCcttga
- the LOC128266557 gene encoding uncharacterized protein LOC128266557 has translation MRLSPTCHFSLLALCLLAVPQVQEVQSQVLSATPDANATQVVTKVLRRYKRYLAFPEGSSVSGAICLTIGMIGNPDVDYLSWAVNWGVAYDLPNHQWVIQHAHGLNATLAKDTIKRRSRRAFYDEVQSLFDNMGFNGRSCVARALCESAKFMLPTQQRGNMLQELVRTVFSLPPTPVAAHEPRAHHQYDRIYRRSKRNSRECHEIYPDCQFSLLALALGKYMAATTTKFSSFNYM, from the exons ATGAGGCTCTCCCCGACTTGTCACTTCAGTCTGCTGGCACTATGCCTCCTGGCAGTGCCACAGGTGCAGGAGGTGCAATCCCAGGTGCTGTCCGCGACACCAGATGCAAACGCCACACAGGTGGTGACAAAAGTTCTACGCCGGTACAAGCGTTATCTGGCATTTCCGGAGGGCTCTTCGGTTTcg ggagctatatgcttgACGATCGGCATGATTGGCAACCCCGATGTGGACTATCTCAGCTGGGCCGTCAACTGGGGCGTGGCCTACGATCTGCCCAACCACCAGTGGGTCATCCAGCACGCCCACGGACTGAACGCCACCCTGGCCAAGGACACCATCAAGCGCCGCTCGCGTCGAGCTTTCTACGACGAGGTGCAGTCCTTATTTGACAA CATGGGATTCAATGGACGCTCGTGCGTGGCTCGAGCTCTTTGCGAGAGTGCCAAATTTATGCTGCCGACCCAGCAACGCGGAAATATGTTGCAGGAGTTGGTCAGGACCGTCTTTAGCCTGCCGCCCACTCCGGTGGCTGCCCACGAGCCCCGGGCCCATCACCAGTACGATCGTATCTACCGGAGATCCAAGCGGAACTCTCGAGAGTGTCACGAAATCTATCCGGATTGTCAGTTCTCGTTGCTGGCCTTGGCTTTGGGAAAATACATGGCAGCCACTACTACAAAGTTTAGTTCTTTTAACTATATGTGA
- the LOC128266551 gene encoding acetylcholine receptor subunit alpha-like 1, whose product MGSVLFAAVFIALHFATGGLANPDAKRLYDDLLSNYNRLIRPVGNNSDRLTVKMGLRLSQLIDVNLKNQIMTTNVWVEQEWNDYKLKWNPDDYGGVDTLHVPSEHIWLPDIVLYNNADGNYEVTIMTKAILHHTGKVVWKPPAIYKSFCEIDVEYFPFDEQTCFMKFGSWTYDGYMVDLRHLKQTADSDNIEVGIDLQDYYISVEWDIMRVPAVRNEKFYSCCEEPYLDIVFNLTLRRKTLFYTVNLIIPCVGISFLSVLVFYLPSDSGEKISLCISILLSLTVFFLLLAEIIPPTSLTVPLLGKYLLFTMMLVTLSVVVTIAVLNVNFRSPVTHRMAPWVQRLFIQILPKLLCIERPKKEEPEEDQPPEVLTDVYHLPPDVDKFVNYDSKRFSGDYGIPALPASHRFDLAAAGGISAHCFAEPPLPSSLPLPGADDDLFSPSGLNGDISPGCCPAAAAAAAAAADLSPTFEKPYAREMEKTIEGSRFIAQHVKNKDKFESVEEDWKYVAMVLDRMFLWIFAIACVVGTALIILQAPSLYDQSQPIDILYSKIAKKKFELLKMGSDNTL is encoded by the exons ATGGGTAGCGTGCTTTTCGCAGCTGTATTCATAGCATTACACTTTGCCACCGGCGGCCTGGCCAACCCAGATGCTAAGCGACTCTACGACGACCTGCTGAGCAACTACAATCGCCTCATCCGACCCGTGGGCAACAACTCGGACCGCCTCACCGTGAAGATGGGTCTGCGCCTCTCCCAGCTGATCGATGTG AACCTGAAGAATCAAATTATGACAACCAATGTCTGGGTGGAGCAG GAATGGAATGACTATAAATTGAAGTGGAATCCAGATGACTATGGCGGCGTGGACACGTTGCACGTACCCTCCGAGCATATATGGCTCCCGGATATTGTGCTCTATAACAA CGCCGATGGCAACTATGAAGTGACAATAATGACAAAAGCAATTCTTCATCACACGGGCAAAGTGGTGTGGAAACCGCCCGCCATTTACAAATCCTTTTGCGAAATTGATGTCGAATACTTTCCCTTCGATGAGCAGACATGTTTCATGAAGTTCGGCTCCTGGACCTACGACGGTTACATG gTTGACTTGCGGCACTTGAAGCAGACCGCCGACTCGGACAACATCGAGGTGGGCATCGACCTGCAGGACTACTACATCTCCGTGGAGTGGGATATCATGCGGGTGCCGGCGGTGCGGAACGAGAAGTTCTACAGCTGCTGCGAGGAGCCCTACCTGGACATCGTGTTCAATCTGACGCTCCGTCGGAAGACGCTCTTCTACACGGTCAACCTGATCATCCCCTGCGTGGGAATCTCGTTCCTGTCGGTGCTCGTCTTCTACCTGCCCAGCGACTCCGGCGAGAAGATCTCGCTCTGCATCAGCATCCTGCTGTCGCTCACCGTGTTCTTCCTCCTGCTGGCCGAGATCATTCCGCCCACGTCGCTGACGGTACCGCTGCTCGGAAAGTATCTGCTCTTCACCATGATGCTCGTCACGCTCTCCGTCGTGGTCACCATCGCCGTGCTCAATGTGAATTTCAG ATCTCCTGTCACGCATCGCATGGCGCCATGGGTGCAGCGCCTCTTCATCCAGATCCTGCCCAAGCTGCTCTGCATCGAGCGGCCCAAGAAGGAGGAGCCCGAGGAGGATCAGCCGCCTGAGGTGCTCACCGATGTCTATCACCTGCCGCCGGATGTGGACAAGTTTGTCAACTACGATTCGAAGCGGTTCAGCGGCGACTACGGCATTCCAG caCTACCCGCCTCACACCGCTTCGATTTGGCCGCGGCGGGCGGCATCAGCGCCCATTGTTTCGCAGAACCGCCGCTGCCCTCCTCACTGCCACTGCCGGGCGCCGACGATGACCTGTTCAGCCCGTCGGGCCTCAACGGAGACATCAGTCCCGGCTGCTGTCCGGCCGCTGCAGCTGCCGCCGCGGCCGCCGCCGATCTCAGTCCCACGTTCGAGAAGCCCTACGCCCGCGAAATGGAGAAGACTATCGAGGGATCCCGCTTCATAGCACAGCATGTGAAGAACAAGGATAAGTTTGAGAGT GTGGAGGAGGACTGGAAGTACGTTGCCATGGTTCTGGATCGTATGTTTCTGTGGATCTTCGCGATCGCTTGCGTCGTCGGCACAGCGCTGATTATCCTGCAGGCGCCCAGCTTGTACGACCAGTCGCAGCCGATCGACATACTCTACTCAAAGATTGCCAAGAAGAAGTTCGAGCTGCTCAAGATGGGCAGCGACAACACCTTATAG